One window of Parambassis ranga chromosome 3, fParRan2.1, whole genome shotgun sequence genomic DNA carries:
- the LOC114433674 gene encoding myocyte-specific enhancer factor 2A-like, whose product MGRKKIQITRIMDERNRQVTFMKRKFGLMKKAYELSVLCDCEIALIIFNGSNKLFQYASTDMDKVLLKYTEYNEPHESRTNSDIVEALNKKEHRGCDSPDADTSYVLTPSTEEKYKKINEEFDNMMKSHKISTNHPPQHFMHVAPGGMAYSPGAGGGATSQALAAATAALADSGILSSPHAHLQRNIHSPQRPPSTGNTGGLQGSSDLALQNGSGPAVNGFVGTPGGNSLGKLIPSKSPPLPPHGISLVPSSRKTDLRVVVPQSKGIMQTMSNQRLSSSQSSQPLSTPVVSINTPSLPHQSLVYSSINSAYNNDYSLNSAELPGFSSAAGSSLGSIAAWEQHQLSSMGSGGSINSSHNINIKAEPISPPRDHLSQSGYMSHPHVPPHHHSSTSSSTRAEMRRSPPDSISSSCSSHEGGSDREEQQQQQRPDFHLLPMSRSEGRESPTVKRMRMDSWVT is encoded by the exons ATGGGGAGGAAGAAGATTCAGATCACTCGGATTATGGACGAGAGGAACCGGCAG gtgacCTTCATGAAGAGGAAGTTTGGTCTGATGAAGAAGGCCTATGAGCTGAGTgttttgtgtgactgtgaaattgCCCTCATCATCTTCAACGGCTCCAACAAGCTGTTTCAGTATGCTAGCACAGACATGGACAAAGTCCTGCTGAAATACACCGAGTATAACGAACCCCATGAGAGCAGGACCAACTCTGACATTGTAGAA GCCCTAAACAAAAAGGAGCACAGAGGCTGCGACAGTCCAGACGCTGACACTTCTTATGTCCTCACCCCAAGTACTgaagagaaatacaaaaagatCAACGAGGAGTTTGACAACATGATGAAGAGTCATAAAATT TCCACGAACCATCCACCGCAACATTTCATGCATGTAGCACCAGGCGGCATGGCCTACAGTCCTGGTGCAGGGGGAGGAGCGACTTCTCAGGCTCTCGCTGCAGCCACAGCCGCTCTAGCTGACAGCGGGATCCTCTCCTCGCCGCACGCACACCTCCAGAGAAACATACACTCTCCACAAAGACCTCCCAGCACTGgaaacacag GTGGCCTGCAGGGAAGTTCTGATCTGGCTCTGCAAAATGGATCTGGCCCAGCTG TGAATGGATTTGTGGGTACACCTGGTGGAAACAGCTTAGGAAAGCTCATACCGTCAaagtctcctcctcttccacctcacGGGATCAGCCTGGTCCCAAGCAGCCGCAAGACGGACCTCCGAGTGGTTGTCCCTCAGTCCAAGGGAATCATGCAAACAATG AGTAACCAGAGGCTGAGCAGCAGTCAGTCCAGTCAGCCTCTATCCACACCAGTGGTCTCTATCAACACGCCAAGTCTGCCTCACCAGAGTCTGGTCTACTCCAGCATCAACTCTGCCTACAACAATG attACTCCCTGAACAGTGCAGAGCTGCCAGGCTTCAGCTCTGCTGCAGGCTCCTCTCTGGGCTCCATAGCAGCGTGGGAGCAGCACCAGCTGAGCTCCATGGG GTCAGGAGGCTCCATCAACTCCAGCCACAACATCAATATCAAGGCTGAGCCCATCTCCCCACCCCGCGACCACCTCAGCCAGTCCGGATACATGAGCcatcctcatgttcctcctcatcatcactcCTCCACATCTTCATCCACCCGAGCAGAAATGAGAAGGTCTCCACCAGACAGCATcagttcctcctgcagctcccacGAGGGCGGCAGTGAccgggaggagcagcagcagcagcagcggccgGACTTTCACTTGCTCCCCATGAGTCGGTCAGAGGGCAGAGAGAGTCCGACGGTCAAACGAATGAGAATGGACAGCTGGGTGACATAG